In Plasmodium relictum strain SGS1 genome assembly, chromosome: 7, the genomic stretch aaaaatgattattcaaataataaattaagaaatgaagtacataaattatataagaaTTCCAATTTTAGTAATTacaatataattaataaagagtcAATTCAAGGAAATAAGCATGTAAGtattataaacaaaaaaaataaagaagtaGAAGATATTTATACTATATTTAAAGAGAAAATtccaaataaaaataataaattattaaaagaatatagtTTTTtcaaagaagaaaatattattaaaaaagataaccTGAAAATAGCAAATACAtctaataaagaaataacaTGTAATGATTTAGATGTAATAAAACATCCTATCAAAAAACAAGAGAAAGACGATAATAAGAATAGCGATgaaaactattttttttttcatttatataaaaaaaatatgtatcttattaataaaaatatagaatcatattattattattataattcttttattattagaaGTATCGATTCAAATTTATTATACATTATTGACAATGATATGAATTTGTTGAAAATCTTGTTTTACTTTGATGTAGTAAAcctttttgttatttatttatttattataaattgtaAAAATCAAGAAATGTGTAAATacttatctatttttttaattataaatataaaatttagaagaaactttaaattatattttaataaattattagaaaataaaaatattcctatccttttttatgttttttctaacattttaaagaaaaatatatttaaagcaaataacaaaaataatgaaaataaactAATGGTTTccattaataataatgtatCAAATGATTCCTTATATAATACTacttcattaaaaaaaaataatttatatttgaaAATGAACTTAAAAGAATTCTATATTATGAAAACTACGaatgatataaaagaaattaataggataaaaaaaaaaaataatacttttttatttttatacaaaaacagtgaatataataatgatgaaaGATCATCACTTTTAATAAGTGATCATAATAATATCAACAAAAAGgtaaacaaaataataaacatatatGACAAAACGAaagataaaaacaaaaaaaatgaatatattaataaatctaGAATTTCTCATACTTCTGATGAAGAAatcttaaaattttcaaaaagtaaaaatgaaaaaaaagaaaaacaattttcatatgaaaatttatttaattattttaatacaattaaaaatacttcaaatgaaaaaaatgactattactattattattccttgattaaagatgaaaatgaaatcGATTCAGTAAATCTTACATTAAGTGTTAATAATAcaaaagatgaaaatatatttttttataaaagttaCATAATAGAACATAtttataatctttttttaaataaatataatttaaaacttaaaaaaaatacttatgTTTCaaatgaaacaaaaaaagaaaataacacATCCTTATTTgataattacaaaaaattatttcataattttttttttattaaaaatattttataatttttttttcgtaatttttttttatatattttattgcaaatgtatatatatatatatatatatatttttcgaTTCATGAACaatttttgaattaaatttttcaacgaataaaaaagaaaaagaagaaaaaaacaatttactattaaaatatgtctttttttaataataatttttttttttaatatcataagaatattattttataaatcggtctttatttaaattatatcttATAATAGATAAGAAcatataaagaataaattattaGGTAGCATTTAGTgcataacaaaaaaaaaaaaattcttttttttcggattaaaaaaaatattttcttttttttataagaatttatataattaagttttatttctaaataattaacttttttaatttacctTTTTAGTtagatatattattaaataattttattattattattattattattattattatatttttatacacTTCTTTTTTcgttatttttatatcacaaaaaaaaatcgttcctaaattattttaaagaatacAAAATTAGGTTAAATTTTAAGTCGCATGTTATTCatgataatttatttaactctcttttttttttaaataaatttattatttaaaatgtaaatttatttaaagaaaaaattgttttaatagtatttctttattttatttttaaaaatgtatagtataatacaaatgaaaaaaaaaaaaatccaaTACAGTTTgtcttcttttattaaaaattaaatatatattttcattactataatttatgtatttttagtttttaatacatattatatttgtttatctcccttttttttttttttttttgcatataCCTTGtaatttatagaaaaattttaagaagAAAGATACTtcaacaaatttttttttgaattctaagtttttttcatttttcagAAGTAGTCTATTATTAGCTACGTATTCTaaccctttttttttaaaaatatattttaaagtgATGAAAACTTCTCCtataattttattgttaattttttcttctttccAAAGTAATTTATATGAATCGGCTCCCTCGGGATCagatgaaaatgaattagaaaataaagaaaatgcaAAATTATGCATAAATATACTTGAGTATATACATATTAGTGAAAAATTATCAAGATATAGTGAAGAAtcattcaaaaaaaaatgctctgatgttataaaaaatatcaaaaaaaatattcctcataatataaatgaacaGAATGAATTTATCTTAAGTTTAATACACACGAGATCTCTTCATGCAAGTGAAGCTGAAGAGGATGAATATGCCTTAACAAACATTATAAGTAAactagaaaataataaaaacttaaaatatataaataaaaaagctaGGAATATTAtaagatataataaatttatattagaaATATCTGATACAAAAGATGTAGAAGAATTTCTAGTACTAAGGAGTGAAAAAGATGAATATATGTGGAAGccaaaagaaaatatagtaaaaaaCATAAAGGAATCCTTTAAGTATCACTCctattattttcaaataaatgaaaatgaaataaatttaaaaagtgaAGTTTCACATATAAATTTcattgaaatatataaagaaaatatttgcTTACACAATATTCATCTGTGtcaaaaattttatcaacaagttgaaatatatttgaaaatgaaagcaatttttttaaatataatgtCTCATATaggaaaaaaatgtaaactAATTTCTAAAgaagatatattaaaagttttaagtatgaagaaaaaaaaggaagatGTTATTCAAATATTAGATGAACCTATATTAGAAGGTGATCTATATgttattgaaaatataatattaaataagaaagaagaaaatttattagaattacataaattagataataagaagaataaaaagataatttatgCACACAAAGCAGCAAAAAttattaacataaaaaaagaattgaataataaagaaaagtaTGAAGAATTAATGAACTCAGTAAAAACATATTTACTTTCAATTACAAGTATTGATAAAGATATTTCAGCTTTTGTTGAAGAATTAGATAATGATGATATAGAAAAATGTAAtgtatttcatatattttaaaaataaaacaaaaaagtctctttttattatcttttactaaaataaaacaatatttttataattctgTGTTGCATATTTGTAtgaatttttcttaataaataatatgttttttttttttttttagttttaacggatttgaatttttttatatattatggatttttatttattaatgaaGACAAATCCTGGATAACAGAGGAAGATGTCATACCTACTTTCGTAAATCTATATAGGGCAAATaatatagtttttttatatatactaaaaacagcatatgaagaaaataaaaattctgaGCATTTagcatataatttttataatttgaaCAAATTTCCTTATGTGGAAAGTAGatctttaataaataattttaaaataaaaaatgaatatacaaacttaaaagaattagacaaaaaaaaagtaactcaacattttacaaaaaatttgACAGAATTCCTTAAACAATTTAAAGTTTCACCATCTGATAGTACAAAAATTCagttcttttttaaaatggcATTTAAAGATTGCAATATAAATCaaagtaatataaaagaaaaaaataaataaactatttagaaaattttgttttttcttgAATTTTGCATTtacttttatcatttttctttttttttttttagattattCTAAAGATTCAATGGATTTATGGCTTAATCTCCTTTACACATACGATAAATTTGGATGTATAACATAATTtgttcactttttttttttttttcattttttcatttctttttctttttttttattaacaggGTTTTATGTTCATCCTAATGATGTAATTGAAAGTATCAAAAAAGAACATTTCGTTAGACATATTTTAAGttagtaaaaatattatttttttttttttataattcattttttaaactattttttttaataaattattaatttttttttttcttgcttttttattttgaaataatttaaaaagttaGCAGAAATTTTAACCTAAAGAATGGACACTTATTAATGTATTTGGATACACAAGTATCCAAGTTAGTTGATTTGATACATTTAGCTTTAAAAATGGATAAATCGTTATATTCGTTAGATTTTTCTttagataataattttttcaaatatggAAAtgattttcatatattaaaaacaaatattttaaaaactaAATTTAGCTATGATTATGCTGACTCGATTGctaataattatttcttttttgatGAGAAAAAAAACGACGTTTTTAATACGATGTATAATAATAAGTATTATAAGAATATTCCGAATATATATAGTCTTGCATATcaattatttaatgaattggctattaatattaatgttATTACAAATACACCTTTAAAAAGAAGATTAAAAGATAAATCAAGTTATGCTTATTTcactattttaaatataataggGAAAAATCATGATATTTATTCTAAAAGTTATCGTTATGTATTTGCTTCTTATATTTTAGCTTTAGGTAtgtattcatatttttatgtatttggtgtatatatatacatatgtatatatgcatttgtgtaataagaattttttaaatttaatttctattactattatttattCCTCATATTATTCCAAATTTTGTTTCTGAcctattatttatttagttgctttttttataaatattactcttaatttattatattttttatttttaatatattttataatttttttttttttttcaagtcTTCTTTATTGAATCACATATAGATATATCTAGATACAAGCCTAAggatcttttttttttaaaacaatcTTATCCTTTAATTGAACAGAAATATGCTGATGCTTTTTTAGTAGTGAAAAAAAGATgttcattattatataattttattaatatcaaaAATAATTCAGATTCATCTGAATTAAGTCATTTAGAAGAagttatgaaaattttaagtttAGTAATAATTGTATTATGGGGTAAAGAAAGTAAGAAATCTCTTTATTATGACAAGAATGTtagtttatataaaaaattaatgattagttgtatttttaatggaggtaataaaatataaatatatatttccatttaaatttatatatgtatttatttttatatcaatattattacttaattaaattttgttctattttttttttttactatattaTATTTCAACTTCTTTACATTTTGTTTTGtattactttttcttttgaagGAAAATCAATTCAGGAAAAATTAGTTGAAGATATTACAAACTCATGCGATATTTCTTTTTACGGTTTAACACCAAAAATTTTAGTAGAAATAATTGAAATAAATCTAAGTATTAATAAATGGAATCCTGTAACTATAGAAAAATTAGCGTATTCATTTGTTTTAAATTGCAAACttcaaattaatatatatgattctATGAATAtggaaaatatttcattaaaaaatttttctaaaCTAGCGGTTGCACCAGAACTTTTAAAAACATATCATTGTTTTAAATTGGGAAGACAAGCTGCTAAATTATTAGAATcgattattttaaaaaagaaatttgtTAGATTTAGAGTCAATGATGCTATTGATgtatatgattttttttatataaaaaaagttgtTTCCAAAAATGTTGCTGCTGAATTTAAAGAATTCTTAAGAGATAAAGCAAAATACGAAAAAAAACAAACTGAAATTATTATGCAGAGTAGTCCTCTAACTGAAGAACAAACAAAAAATCTAATTGATAATTATAGTTGTTACTGGTTTagtaattttgaaaattttagaACATTATGGATGCACGTATCaagtaaaattatattcattttaaataataaaaaatataatttcttttttctctattttatatgcaaaaaaaaaaaattttatttttttttctttaggTAAATTAGGTACAggaacatatataaaaaattttttctctGAAATATGGGCaaatattcattatatattcaaaaaaaaaaaacaagtaAAAGATGTTGAATATTTCCctggtattttttttattaaaacataaatctttttcatttctataattttattattattctttaatggtaattttttttttttttttagtaaaaatatCTGAATTGAACTTACTAGATTTTTATTCTCCATTGGTAATTTCGGAAATATATTGTCAAGAACAAatgcaaatttttttttttaatttaaaagacAACAAAGAAGAAAATCGTAGCGAAATTCCTGATAAGATAAAAACTGCTTACTTTCaatgtaaatataattattataaagaaaatcaCAGTGATTTTATTCATAGAATACAACCAAATcattttatgaataaaaaagtttatgTAATAAAACAGCcgtattatttaattcacaATATTGATAATGTATATGAGACAAAACTTATACGATTATTCTTAACTGAAAAAACACTTGATTATTTGCTAATGGATGATATCAACATACCTGAATGCTTTGGGCGTTGTACTACAAAACATTTTAATAGGGTTATCCTTGAAGATCAAAATCCCAAGGAAAGAGatgttataattaaaaatgcaTTAGTACCAGAGCACAATTtacataataaaagaaaaaaaatgattatatatgtaaatgaATCTTACgttcataatttaaatacaGATTATTTAACTAAAGAAAGGATACGTAAAATTGATATTGAAAACAATAGTGTTAAAGTTTGTATGGGAAAAAGTacgtattttttaaattcttttctTAACAAATcacattttaatttatctcaTAAACCAGTTTATGATTTTCCACCTAATCATAACTTTcttatatttcttaaaaaaaacgaacatttaataaataaaaacccTAATCATGAATGCTTTATAAATTATGATTTATCAATTAACAATTTaggtaaaagaaaaaaaaaaattcttttaaattacatatgtataaatatttctatatatatatataatatttttagttcTTTTTAGTGTtgtattcattttttctaaaatattttcttattattctgctatacatatttttcatatttttttttttaatagatgTGGAGGATCCATATCATGAGATAAGTGAAgacttaataaaaaatttgtatatcttaaaaaataaatagttattaaaaaaaaaaaacatataaaattacatatatatatacgtataaatatttaaaactctttaaaagatttatctaaataaaaaatagaagaatttttaattcataagaaatgaaaataaaagctTCTCttattctttataaaaaaaagaaatcttaaaatttatttttcattctACTCAAAGTatcaatttttctatttaaaatatctatTTTACTATcctgtaaaatttttttgaattttataaattcatGGAAATtaggaaaattaaaaaaagaaaattatagaatttttttctctttttttcttaattttaatttatttttaatacaaaaaaatttttaatttatgtcttttaatatatatacatatatttaatatttttattgtacttttttaaattatataaatatatatattttattatagttatcttttttttaatgcaaatttttttactttatattacttaatatatatacatttttttttttttatatttaaattccttttttccttactttaatttttaataacttttctaaattaaaaattttatctttcaatattttaactatttcatcattatttaaaaaatcagAATTCTATTTAtagaaaaacaaattaaaatgaaaatacttatattgttttttctttttttgaattataaagcaatttaattaaaaattattgtttttatgTATTGtaaatcatatttattttttttttttaataccaGTTCATTCAATAGATCATTCTCTTTATTTAAAGgcaaattttctttttcattaattgctttttccttttcttcatttgaaatatttatatttccttcttttatttcattatgaaatttatttaaCTGATTTTTAAAAGTGCATAAAACTTTTTCTACACCCATATATTTGCAATTAACAATTTCATCAACATTCTTTTTATCCATTTTAAAACCTAATCTTTTAAATACCTTTTCATTTAATGTATTccaattatattttttttgattaattGAATGAGCTTTACTATAATTATGCAATTCAACAAATTTCGGTAAACAAATATTAACCAATTCTGCCATCAATACTCCATCTGAAAAATCTCTGtggatattttttattttacgtGATAAAGTAAAACTATTTAACCATTCATATAAATCATTTAgttcttcttcttttattttagacagtatttttattaattcatttttattcatttttacataaaatcATATTTGGAAATTTATAGAAGGgtataaaaaaggaattcAATGCTTATATACCTatgtataataatataaaaaatattctattatacaaaaagaaaacttcaaaattttattaaaaattcttactatataaaaagaaaaaaaaaaaaactcatATTTTTCTAGATATTAgcattcttcatttttttaaaaattttatctaataaaataaaagaaaaaaaaatttaagtaatCTTAAATATAACTATAAactatttttcataaaattatagtttttttataaagtaaaataaattttattgtatcctaaatataattataatttagtattgtgaaatatttaaattttttgtaaaaatttttactttaatgaaatttcattttgaacatactaaatatatattagaaTTAGGATATTTTTGATTccattaattaaaaaaaaaaattcctttAAAATGTCATTttagtcttttttttttttttttttaaatgtgtAATAAGATACAATAAATTTTCTTACTTATTAAtttgtaaaataataaaaattttgcaATATGAATttccattaaaaaaaaaaattttatttatactattttaaattatcatttatatatttgcaAATATGGCAATAAATAATTGAAGTAACATCATTTctttgaaataataataaagtagGATTCTTTAGATAAATTTAATTCCTTTTAAAGACATCTTTCTAAAtgaatacattttttttaaataaaaaaaaaaaagaaacaattCTAAGAATACTTAATTacacataaatatttattatgtaAGATTAATATAAactaatttattttacatgTATTCActctatttttaatatatacatCAATTAATGgaaatattacaaaaaaaaaaaaaaaataacataattctcaaaaaaaaaaaaaaataacataattcttaaaaaaagatagtTCATCATTATTTGCAAAgtgaaaaagaaagaataagaaaacaatgaaaaaaatattgagagctttaatattttatattaataatgtttacttgaaaatttatttttacacaTATTTGtgtttaataaaagtaacagtgtatatattcatttagttagatatttattaatttatatctacaaaaataagaaaaatgtaaataatattattttagaaTAATTAGAAGAATACATATGTATTATATCCATCATTACACGAACAATTACatatttacatttatattatttagtaTTTACTCATTTTTCTTTCCTTTTtccatttattatatatatatacttttttaataatataaatttattaaaaattttattaattaaaattatgaataagaacataatttttattataaacacaatgaatattcttttttttgtctaGGTTCCTTATATCTTCTGTGAGGTAGAACAGCACCTGCAGAAGTGCATGCACCGCAAGGAGCAGAGGAAGCTGGGTAAACGAAACATTTAGAATTATCATATCTATTATCAACTGCggcttcttttattttttgaatgtAATCTTTAGCTATCTCTagttctttatttttttcagatattaattctattttttccctttttttaGTTTCAAATTGACGTAATATTTCTTGTTGTGCTTCATAAGCATTTTCTATAGTTTCATTCCATtcatctaattttttattgttctGAAAAAGTTGCTGTTCTTTTATAGCATgactaaataaaatatttctttcatATTCAGACATCGCTTCCTCTAAAGCTTTTCCTTGTTCTTCTTGAGAAGCTTTCATTTTCTGCATCCATTTAGTTTGATCTTCTATATAAGTAtctgatattttttttaaaaatattatcacCAAAGCTTTCATTTCTTCTAAAGTAAGCATTATTTCTCCACAACATTTTAATTTGTGTAACATTCTTTTACTagttaaataattttcaacATGTTTCAAATCTAATTTtcctattaaaaaaatatttagtaaaaattattaaaataaaataaaaaaatattttatttaaatatgtattataCATCATAATTATCActatattatatatgttacatttttaaaatttttttattaaaaaaaaaaaaacgatCTTTCAATTAATATACAAAGTATACgctaaaattttaattaaattattataaatatacattttcttttcttaatttgaattatttaaatatttgttatataatatgtttatatttGGAAAGGTATATAATATGTGTATATCTtaagtaaaattaataaaacgagtaattaattctt encodes the following:
- a CDS encoding G2 protein, putative; protein product: MGQVTSKEEEIERQNIYASYPGLEQQLDMVFACHDIHKQGILPYKTIEMILRHFLMQCGFMEYVCRFVDENGKLDLKHVENYLTSKRMLHKLKCCGEIMLTLEEMKALVIIFLKKISDTYIEDQTKWMQKMKASQEEQGKALEEAMSEYERNILFSHAIKEQQLFQNNKKLDEWNETIENAYEAQQEILRQFETKKREKIELISEKNKELEIAKDYIQKIKEAAVDNRYDNSKCFVYPASSAPCGACTSAGAVLPHRRYKEPRQKKEYSLCL
- the RhopH2 gene encoding high molecular weight rhoptry protein 2, putative, with product MKTSPIILLLIFSSFQSNLYESAPSGSDENELENKENAKLCINILEYIHISEKLSRYSEESFKKKCSDVIKNIKKNIPHNINEQNEFILSLIHTRSLHASEAEEDEYALTNIISKLENNKNLKYINKKARNIIRYNKFILEISDTKDVEEFLVLRSEKDEYMWKPKENIVKNIKESFKYHSYYFQINENEINLKSEVSHINFIEIYKENICLHNIHLCQKFYQQVEIYLKMKAIFLNIMSHIGKKCKLISKEDILKVLSMKKKKEDVIQILDEPILEGDLYVIENIILNKKEENLLELHKLDNKKNKKIIYAHKAAKIINIKKELNNKEKYEELMNSVKTYLLSITSIDKDISAFVEELDNDDIEKFLTDLNFFIYYGFLFINEDKSWITEEDVIPTFVNLYRANNIVFLYILKTAYEENKNSEHLAYNFYNLNKFPYVESRSLINNFKIKNEYTNLKELDKKKVTQHFTKNLTEFLKQFKVSPSDSTKIQFFFKMAFKDCNINQNYSKDSMDLWLNLLYTYDKFGWFYVHPNDVIESIKKEHFVRHILSYRNFNLKNGHLLMYLDTQVSKLVDLIHLALKMDKSLYSLDFSLDNNFFKYGNDFHILKTNILKTKFSYDYADSIANNYFFFDEKKNDVFNTMYNNKYYKNIPNIYSLAYQLFNELAININVITNTPLKRRLKDKSSYAYFTILNIIGKNHDIYSKSYRYVFASYILALVFFIESHIDISRYKPKDLFFLKQSYPLIEQKYADAFLVVKKRCSLLYNFINIKNNSDSSELSHLEEVMKILSLVIIVLWGKESKKSLYYDKNVSLYKKLMISCIFNGGKSIQEKLVEDITNSCDISFYGLTPKILVEIIEINLSINKWNPVTIEKLAYSFVLNCKLQINIYDSMNMENISLKNFSKLAVAPELLKTYHCFKLGRQAAKLLESIILKKKFVRFRVNDAIDVYDFFYIKKVVSKNVAAEFKEFLRDKAKYEKKQTEIIMQSSPLTEEQTKNLIDNYSCYWFSNFENFRTLWMHVSSKLGTGTYIKNFFSEIWANIHYIFKKKKQVKDVEYFPVKISELNLLDFYSPLVISEIYCQEQMQIFFFNLKDNKEENRSEIPDKIKTAYFQCKYNYYKENHSDFIHRIQPNHFMNKKVYVIKQPYYLIHNIDNVYETKLIRLFLTEKTLDYLLMDDINIPECFGRCTTKHFNRVILEDQNPKERDVIIKNALVPEHNLHNKRKKMIIYVNESYVHNLNTDYLTKERIRKIDIENNSVKVCMGKSTYFLNSFLNKSHFNLSHKPVYDFPPNHNFLIFLKKNEHLINKNPNHECFINYDLSINNLDVEDPYHEISEDLIKNLYILKNK